The following are from one region of the Vibrio hyugaensis genome:
- a CDS encoding esterase/lipase family protein, translated as MLFVLSTLPFASANASGYTETKYPIVLVHGLFGFDTLAGVDYFYGIPHSLTKDGATVYVAQVSATNSSEARGEQLLAQIETLLAATGAQKVNLIGHSHGGPTTRYVASIRPDLIASVTSIGGVNKGSKVADIVRGTVPEGSISEGVAVKLAEGLVTLINLLSGGTDLDQDPLASLEALTIEGSLAFNQHYPEGIPTSECGDGDLLASNGVYYYSWTGSSNFTNLFDPTDGAMVVLGLAFDGPNDGLVGACSTHLGKVIRDNYKMNHLDEINGLLGIHHLFETDPVTLYRQHANRLKLQGL; from the coding sequence ATGCTTTTCGTTTTAAGCACCCTACCCTTTGCATCTGCCAACGCCAGTGGTTACACGGAGACTAAATATCCCATCGTTCTTGTTCATGGGTTGTTTGGCTTTGATACCTTAGCCGGTGTCGATTACTTCTATGGCATCCCACACTCTCTGACCAAAGATGGCGCAACGGTTTATGTTGCCCAAGTGTCTGCGACCAACAGCAGTGAAGCTCGCGGTGAGCAGCTATTAGCACAGATTGAAACGCTGCTTGCTGCAACAGGCGCACAGAAGGTCAACTTGATTGGACACAGTCACGGTGGCCCAACAACACGCTATGTCGCCTCCATACGCCCTGACTTAATAGCATCCGTTACCAGTATCGGAGGGGTAAATAAGGGCTCTAAAGTTGCAGATATTGTGCGCGGTACGGTGCCTGAAGGCTCTATCAGTGAAGGCGTGGCCGTGAAGTTGGCAGAAGGACTCGTGACACTGATTAACCTACTTTCCGGTGGCACAGACCTTGACCAAGACCCATTAGCCTCTTTAGAAGCTCTGACCATCGAAGGATCTTTGGCGTTCAACCAACATTATCCAGAAGGCATCCCAACCAGTGAATGCGGAGATGGTGATTTATTGGCATCGAATGGCGTGTATTACTACTCCTGGACGGGCTCTTCAAACTTTACCAATCTGTTTGACCCTACTGACGGCGCAATGGTCGTATTAGGCTTGGCATTTGATGGCCCCAACGATGGCCTTGTCGGGGCATGCAGTACTCACCTAGGTAAGGTGATTCGAGACAACTACAAGATGAATCATCTGGATGAAATCAACGGATTACTTGGCATTCATCACTTGTTCGAAACTGACCCCGTCACACTGTATCGCCAGCATGCAAATCGCTTAAAACTGCAAGGTCTATAA
- a CDS encoding lipase secretion chaperone — protein sequence MKKAALVIVSVVSLISVGAVYLYQPQSAQPIKAHSQQDTTVDLSSQKDFFEYSLSSLGEQSLEEIKTNVKAGESQPNSLGISAELFETYLAYKEALSKLEPFEGRSLSLMELEQLNNAILSIQSEFFTDEQIAQLFDEENRLRQLAIDKLAIRETQLDAESQQQMLEENLASQPEYIQQSERNNALVIELNQTSEMSAQDKYLVRVDLVGEEGAERLQTLDEQRASFNASLSDYLEKRAEIINNDFLGEDEKKTEIAGLREQSFEQKQWRRVEALERIHDSEANN from the coding sequence ATGAAGAAAGCCGCTCTTGTCATTGTGTCCGTTGTATCACTGATTAGTGTAGGAGCGGTTTATTTGTATCAACCTCAGTCAGCGCAGCCAATAAAGGCGCATTCACAACAAGACACTACAGTTGATCTTTCCTCCCAGAAAGACTTCTTTGAGTACTCATTGAGCAGTCTTGGGGAGCAAAGCCTTGAAGAAATCAAAACCAACGTAAAAGCTGGCGAATCACAACCAAATTCACTGGGTATCAGCGCAGAACTGTTCGAAACTTACCTCGCCTACAAAGAAGCGTTATCCAAGCTAGAACCGTTTGAAGGACGTTCTCTGTCATTGATGGAATTGGAACAACTGAACAACGCCATCTTGTCGATACAGAGCGAATTTTTTACTGATGAACAAATTGCTCAACTTTTCGATGAAGAAAATCGCTTACGCCAGTTAGCAATAGATAAACTCGCCATTCGAGAAACCCAATTAGACGCTGAATCTCAACAACAAATGCTCGAAGAAAACCTCGCCTCTCAACCTGAGTACATTCAACAAAGTGAGCGCAATAACGCGCTAGTGATTGAACTAAATCAAACCTCAGAAATGTCTGCACAAGATAAGTATTTGGTTCGTGTTGATTTGGTGGGTGAAGAAGGCGCCGAACGACTACAGACTCTGGATGAACAACGAGCCTCGTTTAATGCATCACTCAGCGATTATTTAGAGAAACGAGCGGAGATCATAAACAATGATTTCCTCGGTGAGGATGAAAAGAAAACAGAAATCGCTGGATTAAGAGAACAAAGCTTCGAGCAAAAACAATGGCGTCGCGTCGAGGCTTTAGAAAGAATTCATGATAGTGAAGCTAACAATTAG
- a CDS encoding DNA-3-methyladenine glycosylase I translates to MEHRTCAWAMNHPLEREYHDAEWGVPVHDDTVLFEFITLEGAQAGLSWITILKKREGYREAFENYDLDTLIQRDEERTEFIVENFDVVKHRGKINSVFSNAKAAKQLIEEYGSLSAALWQFVDGKPIVNHWTNMSQVPASTEQSKAMSKFLKKKGFKFVGETICYAFMQAVGMVDDHIVGCPKKLN, encoded by the coding sequence ATGGAACATAGAACGTGTGCATGGGCGATGAACCACCCACTAGAGCGTGAATATCACGATGCAGAATGGGGCGTGCCAGTCCACGATGACACCGTGTTGTTTGAGTTCATCACGTTAGAAGGCGCGCAAGCCGGTTTAAGTTGGATTACGATTCTGAAAAAGCGCGAAGGCTATCGCGAAGCTTTTGAAAACTATGACTTGGATACGCTGATCCAACGCGATGAAGAGCGTACAGAGTTCATCGTCGAGAACTTCGATGTGGTTAAGCATCGTGGCAAAATTAATTCGGTATTTAGCAACGCCAAAGCGGCAAAGCAATTGATAGAAGAATACGGAAGCCTTTCCGCTGCGCTATGGCAGTTTGTCGATGGCAAGCCTATTGTGAATCATTGGACGAACATGAGCCAAGTGCCAGCCTCAACGGAGCAGTCTAAAGCAATGAGCAAATTCCTCAAAAAGAAAGGTTTTAAGTTTGTTGGTGAGACGATCTGCTACGCCTTCATGCAAGCTGTTGGCATGGTCGATGACCACATTGTTGGTTGTCCTAAAAAACTGAATTAG
- the vmeI gene encoding efflux RND transporter permease subunit VmeI — translation MSEQKNTAPQDDDNVTGIAAYFIRNRVISWMVSLIFLIGGVSAFFGLGRLEDPAFTIKDAMVVTSYPGATPQQVEEEVTYPIEKAIQQLTYVDEVNSISSRGLSQITVTMKNNYGPDDLPQIWDELRRKVNDLKGSLPPGVNDPSVIDDFGDVYGILLAVTGDGYSYKELLDYVDYLRRELELVDGVSKVSVSGQQQEQVFIEISMKKLSSLGLSPNTVFNLLSTQNVVSDAGAIRIGNEYIRIQPTGEFQSVDELGDLLITESGAQGLIFLKDVAEIKRGYMEVPTNIINYNGELALNLGVSFAQGVNVVEVGKAFDRRVAELKYQQPVGVEISEIYNQPKEVDKSVSGFVVSLAQAVGIVIIVLLFFMGLRSGLLIGLILLLTVLGTFIFMKYLAIDLQRISLGALVIALGMLVDNAIVVVEGILIGTQKGRTRLQAATDIVTQTKWPLLGATVIAVTAFAPIGLSEDSTGEYCGTLFTVLLISLMLSWFTAISLTPFFADIFFKGQKIKSGEGEDNDPYNGIVFVMYKKFLSFCMRRAWFTVMVLVAGLAASVYGFTHVKQAFFPSSTTPIFQLDVWLPEGTDIRATNDTLQELEGWLTEQDHVDHITTTAGKGLQRFMLTYSPEKSYAAYGEITTRVDNYEALAPLMERFREHLKSDYPEINYKLKQIELGPGGGAKIEARVIGSDPTVLRTIAAQVMDVMYADPGATNIRHDWRERTQVLEPQFNESQARRYGITKSDVDDFLSMSFSGMSIGLYRDGTTLMPIVARLPEDERIDIRNIEGMKIWSPAQSEFIPLQQVTMGYDMRWEDPIIVRKNRKRMLTVMADPDILGEETAATLQKRLQPQIEAIEMPPGYSLEWGGEYESSGDAKASLFTTMPMGYLFMFLITIFLFNSIKEPLIVWLTVPLALIGVTTGLLALNTPFGFMALLGFLSLSGMVLKNGIVLLDQIEIEMKSGKEAYDAVVDAAVSRVRPVCMAAITTILGMIPLLPDIFFKPMAVTIMFGLGFATVLTLIVVPVLYRLFHRVALPK, via the coding sequence ATGAGTGAACAAAAAAATACTGCGCCTCAAGATGACGATAACGTAACTGGCATTGCGGCCTATTTTATTCGCAACCGTGTTATCAGTTGGATGGTGTCGCTGATCTTTTTGATCGGCGGTGTGTCAGCATTCTTTGGCTTGGGACGTTTAGAAGATCCTGCGTTTACTATCAAAGATGCAATGGTTGTTACTTCTTATCCGGGCGCAACGCCTCAACAGGTTGAGGAAGAGGTAACGTATCCGATAGAAAAAGCGATTCAACAGCTGACTTATGTTGATGAGGTCAATTCCATCTCCAGCCGAGGCTTGTCGCAAATCACCGTGACCATGAAAAACAACTATGGTCCAGATGACTTACCACAGATATGGGATGAACTGCGTCGAAAAGTAAATGACTTAAAGGGCTCCCTGCCTCCGGGTGTAAATGACCCATCGGTTATCGATGACTTTGGCGACGTATACGGTATTTTGCTCGCGGTTACTGGTGATGGGTACAGTTACAAAGAGTTGCTCGACTATGTTGATTATTTAAGGCGGGAACTCGAACTTGTTGACGGCGTCAGCAAAGTTTCGGTTTCTGGCCAGCAACAAGAGCAAGTCTTCATTGAAATCTCGATGAAGAAGTTGAGCAGTCTTGGCCTATCACCAAATACGGTTTTCAATTTACTTTCGACTCAAAACGTCGTTTCCGATGCCGGTGCAATTCGAATTGGTAATGAGTACATTCGTATTCAACCGACGGGTGAGTTCCAAAGTGTTGATGAGCTAGGTGATTTGTTGATCACGGAATCAGGTGCTCAAGGTCTTATCTTCTTAAAAGACGTTGCTGAGATTAAACGTGGCTACATGGAAGTCCCGACGAACATCATCAACTACAACGGTGAACTGGCGTTGAACTTGGGCGTCTCATTCGCTCAAGGTGTGAACGTTGTGGAAGTGGGCAAAGCATTTGATCGCCGTGTTGCAGAACTGAAATACCAACAACCCGTTGGTGTTGAAATTTCAGAAATCTACAACCAGCCGAAAGAAGTAGATAAGTCAGTGAGCGGTTTCGTTGTCAGCTTGGCTCAAGCGGTTGGTATCGTCATTATCGTGCTGTTGTTCTTCATGGGGCTTCGTTCTGGTCTCTTGATTGGTTTAATCCTTTTACTGACCGTGCTTGGTACCTTTATCTTTATGAAGTATCTGGCTATTGATTTACAGCGTATTTCATTAGGTGCCTTGGTTATCGCCTTGGGTATGCTGGTGGATAACGCCATCGTGGTTGTAGAAGGGATACTGATAGGTACCCAGAAAGGGCGAACGAGACTGCAAGCAGCGACGGACATTGTTACTCAAACCAAATGGCCATTGTTGGGTGCTACGGTAATTGCGGTAACGGCGTTTGCGCCAATCGGTTTGTCAGAAGACTCGACAGGCGAATACTGTGGCACCCTGTTTACCGTGCTGCTTATCTCATTGATGTTAAGTTGGTTTACGGCGATTTCTTTAACGCCATTCTTTGCAGACATCTTCTTTAAAGGGCAGAAAATCAAAAGTGGTGAAGGCGAAGACAACGACCCATACAACGGCATTGTTTTTGTTATGTACAAGAAGTTTCTAAGCTTCTGTATGCGCCGAGCTTGGTTCACCGTGATGGTTTTGGTTGCCGGTTTAGCGGCGAGTGTGTACGGCTTTACGCACGTGAAACAAGCGTTCTTCCCGTCTTCTACAACGCCTATCTTCCAATTGGATGTTTGGCTGCCAGAAGGCACAGATATTCGAGCGACCAACGATACGTTGCAAGAGTTAGAAGGCTGGTTGACAGAGCAAGATCACGTAGACCACATTACCACAACGGCAGGTAAAGGTTTGCAACGTTTCATGCTGACCTATTCGCCCGAGAAGAGCTACGCTGCGTACGGTGAAATCACAACTCGTGTTGATAACTACGAAGCGCTTGCACCATTAATGGAACGTTTTAGAGAGCATTTGAAATCTGATTATCCAGAGATCAACTACAAGCTGAAACAAATTGAATTGGGCCCTGGTGGCGGTGCGAAAATTGAAGCACGTGTTATCGGCTCTGATCCAACAGTGCTACGTACTATCGCTGCGCAAGTGATGGATGTGATGTACGCCGATCCGGGTGCAACAAACATTCGTCATGATTGGCGTGAACGTACTCAGGTACTTGAGCCTCAGTTTAATGAAAGCCAAGCACGCCGTTACGGTATCACCAAATCAGATGTGGACGATTTCCTTTCAATGTCGTTTTCGGGCATGAGCATCGGTCTTTACCGAGATGGAACAACGCTAATGCCAATTGTTGCTCGTCTACCAGAAGATGAGCGTATCGATATTCGCAACATCGAAGGGATGAAGATTTGGAGTCCAGCACAGAGTGAGTTTATTCCATTGCAACAAGTGACCATGGGTTACGATATGCGTTGGGAAGATCCAATCATCGTGCGTAAGAACCGCAAGCGTATGCTAACGGTGATGGCAGATCCAGATATCTTGGGTGAAGAGACGGCGGCAACATTGCAAAAACGCCTACAACCTCAGATTGAAGCGATCGAAATGCCACCAGGCTACTCTCTAGAGTGGGGTGGTGAATATGAATCTTCTGGTGATGCTAAAGCATCGTTGTTCACCACGATGCCGATGGGTTACTTGTTCATGTTCTTGATCACCATTTTCTTGTTCAACTCAATCAAAGAACCTTTGATTGTTTGGTTAACGGTACCTCTGGCATTGATTGGTGTGACGACAGGTTTATTGGCCTTGAATACACCATTTGGTTTTATGGCGCTGCTGGGCTTCTTGAGTTTGTCTGGTATGGTTCTGAAGAACGGTATTGTACTACTTGACCAGATTGAGATTGAAATGAAGTCGGGTAAAGAAGCGTACGACGCGGTTGTGGATGCAGCAGTAAGTCGTGTTCGTCCAGTATGTATGGCGGCAATCACCACCATTCTTGGTATGATTCCGCTACTGCCGGATATCTTCTTCAAGCCAATGGCAGTAACCATCATGTTTGGTTTGGGTTTTGCGACCGTACTGACACTAATTGTCGTGCCAGTGTTGTATCGTCTATTCCACAGAGTGGCATTGCCGAAGTAA
- a CDS encoding efflux RND transporter periplasmic adaptor subunit: protein MKGIIALTTLCSAMLLAGCGEKGPERELETPRVRVASLEGQRVDDNLYFPAIANAADRSHLSFRVAGEVSRVLVKEGDKVIKGDVIARLDPTDYQLDVDNASARFSVVDSQYRRSAPLVKKGLLAKSQFDEIAAQRQIALAELELAKLRLSFTELKAPVDGIISRVNVDQFENIQVGQYIVNIHSVDRVEVLIQLPDRLYVNQPPTEERLTAINAVVRVPSGNEYKAKIKEFTTEPDPDTGTFTVTLSLPMPENEYILDGMAVDVTSKDEKVGLELNVGINVPIEAIFNADGDDLSRENKFVWVLNDDNTVSRKQVRAGKASQTSVQILDGLELDDKVVVAGVSRLRDGIKVEVVKQEATQ from the coding sequence ATGAAAGGAATCATAGCTTTAACCACGCTTTGCTCTGCCATGTTACTTGCAGGCTGTGGTGAAAAAGGCCCAGAAAGAGAATTGGAGACCCCTCGTGTTCGTGTTGCTTCTTTAGAAGGGCAGCGCGTTGATGACAACTTATATTTTCCTGCGATAGCCAACGCTGCCGATCGTTCACATTTGAGTTTCCGTGTGGCAGGTGAGGTAAGTCGTGTTTTGGTCAAAGAAGGCGATAAGGTCATTAAAGGTGATGTCATTGCTAGGCTTGACCCAACTGATTATCAATTGGACGTAGATAACGCATCTGCGCGTTTTTCTGTGGTAGACAGCCAATATCGTCGTTCCGCACCGCTGGTTAAAAAAGGTTTATTAGCTAAGTCCCAATTTGATGAAATTGCGGCACAACGCCAAATCGCGCTCGCTGAGCTTGAATTGGCTAAGTTGCGTTTGTCTTTCACTGAGCTTAAAGCGCCAGTCGACGGCATTATTTCCCGTGTTAATGTCGATCAATTTGAAAATATTCAAGTTGGTCAATATATCGTTAACATTCACAGTGTTGATCGCGTCGAAGTCCTTATTCAGCTCCCCGATCGTCTTTACGTGAACCAACCTCCTACTGAAGAGCGTTTGACGGCAATTAATGCTGTCGTTCGTGTGCCAAGTGGCAATGAATACAAGGCGAAAATCAAAGAGTTCACGACAGAACCTGACCCTGATACAGGCACCTTTACGGTGACGCTATCACTGCCAATGCCGGAAAACGAATACATTCTTGATGGTATGGCGGTAGACGTGACATCGAAAGATGAAAAGGTGGGTCTTGAGCTTAACGTCGGCATTAACGTTCCTATTGAAGCGATCTTTAATGCCGATGGAGATGATCTGAGCCGTGAAAATAAATTCGTTTGGGTTTTGAATGATGATAATACCGTGAGCCGCAAACAAGTGCGTGCAGGTAAAGCGTCACAAACCTCAGTTCAGATTCTTGATGGCCTAGAACTTGATGACAAAGTCGTTGTTGCTGGTGTATCCCGATTAAGAGATGGCATAAAAGTGGAAGTGGTTAAGCAGGAGGCAACGCAATGA
- a CDS encoding efflux RND transporter periplasmic adaptor subunit, producing the protein MRKALIPIAVMTVLSGCGKELPPVPEPESRPAKLFTVTVGNAQFERHFPATTEAGDRAVLAFRVPGLLQSIEVNAGQMVNKGDVLAVLNPDEYSLLEKQARANYTLADVQYERSKKLRKEQVVSEQDFDAAKANHNSAKAQWNQAKANLRYTKLVAPYDGTISYLPAENHEYVAAKEGVMNIQTNQVMKVLFQLPDHLLSKFTQGANAYASMTFDAFPERAFEVTFQEIDTEADPKTGSYKVTMVMERPEGVGILPGMSGNVHLVSENAGATKIPDSALFSEDGKTCVWRVNDQGIVEKVSVSLNDKQQVEKGLEDGDQIIISGVNVIEPGIKVREWVKERGL; encoded by the coding sequence ATGAGAAAAGCGCTCATTCCAATCGCTGTCATGACGGTTCTCTCTGGGTGTGGAAAAGAGCTACCACCAGTCCCAGAACCGGAATCTCGGCCCGCTAAACTCTTTACGGTCACTGTAGGCAATGCACAGTTTGAAAGACACTTTCCTGCCACTACAGAAGCCGGAGACCGAGCCGTTCTCGCATTCCGAGTGCCTGGTTTGCTTCAATCGATCGAAGTCAATGCCGGACAAATGGTGAATAAAGGTGATGTGCTTGCCGTACTCAACCCTGACGAATACTCGCTACTCGAAAAACAAGCCCGAGCAAATTACACCCTTGCTGATGTTCAATACGAACGCTCGAAAAAGCTTCGTAAAGAGCAAGTGGTTTCGGAACAAGACTTCGATGCGGCGAAAGCCAATCACAATTCAGCGAAAGCTCAGTGGAACCAGGCCAAAGCTAACCTGAGGTACACAAAGCTTGTTGCGCCTTACGATGGCACGATTTCGTATCTGCCAGCAGAAAACCATGAGTATGTGGCGGCAAAAGAAGGCGTCATGAATATTCAAACCAATCAAGTCATGAAGGTGTTGTTCCAGCTTCCTGATCATCTACTCAGCAAATTCACACAGGGTGCGAATGCTTATGCATCAATGACATTTGATGCGTTTCCTGAGCGCGCTTTTGAGGTGACATTCCAAGAAATTGATACCGAAGCCGATCCTAAAACTGGCAGTTACAAAGTCACAATGGTAATGGAGCGTCCTGAGGGCGTTGGCATCCTACCAGGAATGTCCGGTAATGTTCATCTTGTGTCTGAAAACGCGGGTGCGACTAAAATTCCTGATTCAGCCCTGTTTTCCGAAGATGGCAAAACCTGCGTTTGGCGTGTTAATGATCAAGGCATTGTTGAAAAAGTCTCGGTTTCTTTGAACGACAAGCAGCAAGTTGAAAAAGGGCTAGAGGATGGAGATCAAATCATCATCTCCGGTGTCAATGTCATTGAGCCGGGTATTAAGGTTCGTGAGTGGGTTAAGGAGCGAGGATTATAG
- the pspC gene encoding envelope stress response membrane protein PspC: protein MIKRELYRDPVNGKISGVCAGVANYFGAEVWLIRIVVISAALLGGTFLVLLAYIAMTFMLEKQPVTYTENIKSRQEHTLKSKPWQKGQSPDQLLSVLESDFSRLDGKIRSMEAYVTSDAYRVNREFNKL from the coding sequence ATGATTAAACGAGAGCTGTATCGCGACCCTGTTAATGGCAAAATCTCCGGTGTGTGTGCCGGAGTCGCGAACTACTTTGGTGCGGAAGTTTGGTTGATTCGGATCGTCGTGATATCGGCAGCGTTACTGGGTGGTACTTTTCTCGTGTTGCTGGCTTATATTGCAATGACATTCATGTTGGAAAAGCAGCCCGTAACTTATACTGAGAATATCAAGTCACGCCAAGAGCATACGTTGAAGAGCAAACCATGGCAGAAAGGCCAGAGCCCAGACCAACTGTTGAGTGTTTTAGAAAGTGACTTTAGCCGCCTTGATGGAAAAATCCGTAGTATGGAAGCGTATGTCACATCCGACGCATATCGCGTAAACAGAGAATTTAATAAGCTCTGA
- the pspB gene encoding envelope stress response membrane protein PspB: MSTFIITGPLIVFLIFVAPLWLFLHYRSKRKADSALSGQDLERLQVLSEKAEAMQSRVETLERILDAESPTWRRKYD, encoded by the coding sequence ATGTCGACATTTATTATTACTGGACCATTGATTGTCTTTTTAATCTTTGTCGCTCCACTATGGCTCTTCTTACACTATCGCAGCAAACGCAAAGCAGATAGTGCACTGTCGGGCCAAGATCTAGAGCGTCTTCAGGTACTGTCTGAAAAAGCGGAGGCGATGCAATCTCGCGTTGAAACATTGGAGCGTATCTTAGATGCAGAATCCCCAACGTGGAGACGAAAGTATGATTAA
- the pspA gene encoding phage shock protein PspA: MGIFSRFADIVNSNISALLDKAEDPEKMIRLIIQEMEDTLVEVRTNSAKAIADKKELARKVEALEEQITEWGQKASLALVKEREDLARAALIEKQKLEHVIKGLHTEQTLVEETIEKLTGEIGKLEAKITETRAKQQALAIRNQTASNRRDVQKQLHAGRTNEAMAKFEQYSRKIDEMEAEADLYAKTGNAKSLDQEFAELQAQDEIEKELAKLKEQMSSNDK; encoded by the coding sequence ATGGGTATTTTTTCTCGTTTTGCAGATATCGTTAACTCAAACATCAGTGCATTGCTAGACAAGGCGGAAGATCCTGAAAAAATGATCCGTCTTATCATTCAAGAAATGGAAGACACACTTGTTGAAGTGCGTACCAACTCGGCTAAAGCGATTGCAGACAAAAAAGAGTTGGCTCGCAAAGTGGAAGCACTAGAAGAGCAAATCACTGAGTGGGGCCAAAAAGCGAGCCTTGCACTAGTAAAAGAGCGTGAAGATTTAGCGCGTGCTGCTTTGATTGAAAAGCAGAAACTTGAGCACGTAATTAAAGGCCTTCACACTGAGCAAACACTCGTTGAAGAAACCATCGAAAAATTGACAGGTGAAATCGGTAAGTTGGAAGCCAAAATTACAGAAACTCGAGCGAAGCAACAAGCGCTTGCGATTCGTAACCAAACGGCTTCTAACCGACGTGATGTTCAAAAACAATTGCACGCAGGTCGTACAAACGAAGCGATGGCAAAGTTTGAACAATACTCTCGTAAAATTGATGAGATGGAAGCAGAAGCGGATCTTTACGCAAAGACTGGTAATGCTAAATCGTTAGACCAAGAGTTTGCAGAGCTGCAAGCACAAGATGAAATTGAAAAAGAGTTGGCAAAACTGAAAGAACAGATGTCATCGAACGATAAATAA
- the pspF gene encoding phage shock protein operon transcriptional activator, translating to MKQNLIGESPAFLSVLDKVSQIAPIERPVLIIGERGTGKELIAQRLHYLSKRWDKPLLSLNCATLSEGLIDSELFGHESGSFTGSKGKHKGRFERAEGGTLFLDELATAPLLVQEKLLRVIEYGEYERVGGHTALTADVRLVCATNADLPQLAERGDFRADLLDRLAFDVIMLPPLRERKEDILSLAEHYAIKMCRELQLEYFVGFTEEAQQSLLDYAWPGNVRELKNVIERAIYRHGLNADPIEYLVFNPFETGWENTLGHSSEQGEQETEQPHVGPTINFPLDYKQWQEEQDITLLNRALEEAKFNQRQAADLLGLSYHQLRGMVRKYGLVGQS from the coding sequence ATGAAGCAGAACCTAATCGGTGAATCACCCGCCTTTCTCTCTGTGTTAGATAAAGTATCACAAATCGCGCCGATTGAACGACCAGTCCTCATAATCGGAGAACGAGGCACAGGTAAAGAACTCATCGCACAACGTTTACACTATTTATCAAAACGTTGGGATAAGCCACTGCTTTCTCTAAACTGTGCGACATTAAGCGAAGGCTTGATTGATTCTGAACTTTTTGGCCATGAATCTGGTTCATTTACTGGTTCGAAAGGGAAACACAAGGGACGCTTTGAGCGGGCTGAAGGGGGCACGCTTTTCCTCGATGAACTCGCGACAGCCCCGCTTTTGGTACAAGAAAAACTATTGCGAGTAATCGAATACGGCGAGTATGAGCGTGTAGGCGGCCATACCGCATTAACTGCAGACGTTCGTTTGGTGTGTGCTACCAACGCTGACCTTCCACAATTGGCAGAGCGCGGTGATTTTCGCGCGGACTTGCTCGACCGACTGGCCTTCGATGTGATCATGTTGCCACCCTTGCGAGAACGCAAAGAAGACATCCTTTCTCTCGCCGAGCACTACGCCATAAAAATGTGTCGTGAGTTGCAACTGGAATACTTTGTTGGCTTTACAGAAGAAGCACAACAGTCGCTATTGGATTACGCTTGGCCTGGTAATGTGCGTGAACTCAAGAACGTAATAGAGCGAGCCATTTATCGCCACGGACTCAATGCCGATCCAATCGAGTACTTGGTGTTTAATCCATTTGAAACCGGTTGGGAAAACACACTTGGTCATTCTTCAGAACAAGGAGAGCAGGAAACGGAGCAACCTCATGTTGGTCCAACGATTAACTTCCCGCTGGACTACAAACAATGGCAAGAAGAACAAGACATCACTCTTCTTAACCGCGCATTAGAAGAGGCCAAATTTAATCAACGACAAGCAGCGGACTTACTTGGACTCAGTTACCATCAACTTAGGGGGATGGTAAGAAAATACGGATTGGTTGGACAAAGCTAA